A genomic window from Streptomyces brevispora includes:
- a CDS encoding extracellular solute-binding protein: MAAVAVAGGVPLLAACGGSGSGSGTKEGTTTGKALKKVVPTYSQLNLVEPDVPGANGSSPGFTKLPDPLVASVKSVPGKGSKFRVMTPLWGTVPKKDNAYYAAVNKAVGATLNFDPQDGNTYQDKIGAVLAGSDIPDVMTIPGWNMQGQIRNAISAKFADLSPYLAGDAVKKYPNLANIPTGAWQYSVFGGKLRGLPMPTPVIGNAIFYRKDLIGSGAVPASADDLLAFGKEYTAPRKKVWAFDDLWTCIQKIYGLLPDAPHYWQLENGKLVHKIETKEYREALAFARKLHDGGYVHPDAEANKDADSKIRFTSGHVVMYNDGTGGWKGMVTEQATANAKFDMQALDFFSHDGGKPVLWQDDPAGIFTFLSKKLSKAQIEEFLAIADYAAAPYGTEEFMLTNYGVKGTHYTLKDGAPTYTPQGVEEAQPSTFLFLASPPTSIAYPDQPQLAKDYAGWMARQAPNIKKPLFFGMQVVEPQRYASLYTPFDDLQKDIRRGRKKVSDIDEAVNTWKKSGGEKLRAWYQDILDKNGSGN, from the coding sequence GTGGCCGCTGTCGCCGTGGCCGGCGGGGTTCCGCTGCTCGCCGCGTGCGGCGGATCAGGTTCCGGTTCCGGGACCAAGGAGGGCACGACGACGGGCAAGGCGCTCAAGAAGGTCGTGCCGACGTACTCCCAGCTGAACCTGGTCGAGCCGGATGTCCCGGGCGCCAACGGTTCGAGCCCCGGCTTCACCAAGCTGCCGGACCCGCTGGTCGCCTCGGTGAAGTCGGTCCCGGGCAAGGGCTCGAAGTTCCGCGTCATGACTCCGCTGTGGGGCACCGTCCCGAAGAAGGACAACGCGTACTACGCGGCGGTGAACAAGGCCGTCGGCGCCACCCTGAACTTCGACCCGCAGGACGGCAACACCTACCAGGACAAGATCGGCGCGGTGCTCGCCGGCTCGGACATCCCCGATGTCATGACGATCCCCGGCTGGAACATGCAGGGGCAGATCCGCAACGCGATCTCCGCCAAGTTCGCCGATCTGAGCCCCTACCTGGCGGGCGACGCGGTCAAGAAGTACCCGAACCTGGCGAACATCCCGACGGGCGCCTGGCAGTACTCCGTCTTCGGCGGCAAGCTGCGCGGGCTTCCCATGCCGACGCCGGTCATCGGCAACGCGATCTTCTACCGCAAGGACCTGATCGGCTCGGGCGCGGTCCCGGCGAGCGCGGACGACCTGCTGGCGTTCGGCAAGGAGTACACCGCCCCCAGAAAGAAGGTCTGGGCCTTCGACGACCTCTGGACCTGCATCCAGAAGATCTACGGTCTGCTGCCCGACGCGCCGCACTACTGGCAGCTGGAGAACGGCAAGCTGGTCCACAAGATCGAGACGAAGGAGTACCGCGAGGCGCTCGCCTTCGCCCGCAAGCTCCACGACGGCGGATACGTCCACCCGGACGCCGAGGCCAACAAGGACGCCGACTCCAAGATCCGCTTCACCAGCGGACACGTCGTGATGTACAACGACGGCACCGGCGGCTGGAAGGGCATGGTCACCGAGCAGGCGACCGCCAACGCCAAGTTCGACATGCAGGCGCTCGACTTCTTCAGCCACGACGGCGGCAAGCCGGTGCTGTGGCAGGACGACCCGGCGGGCATCTTCACCTTCCTCAGCAAGAAGCTCTCCAAGGCGCAGATCGAGGAGTTCCTCGCGATAGCCGACTACGCGGCCGCGCCGTACGGCACCGAGGAGTTCATGCTCACCAACTACGGCGTGAAGGGCACCCACTACACGCTCAAGGACGGGGCCCCCACCTACACTCCGCAGGGTGTCGAGGAGGCCCAGCCCTCCACCTTCCTGTTCCTCGCCTCGCCCCCGACCTCCATCGCCTACCCGGACCAGCCGCAGCTGGCGAAGGACTACGCGGGCTGGATGGCGCGCCAGGCCCCGAACATCAAGAAGCCCCTCTTCTTCGGCATGCAGGTCGTCGAACCGCAGCGGTACGCCTCCCTGTACACACCGTTCGACGACCTGCAGAAGGACATCCGCCGCGGCCGCAAGAAGGTCAGCGACATCGACGAAGCGGTGAACACCTGGAAGAAGAGCGGCGGCGAGAAGCTGCGCGCCTGGTACCAGGACATCCTCGACAAGAACGGCTCCGGCAACTGA
- a CDS encoding carbohydrate ABC transporter permease codes for MTTLLEHERDPAGPAPRTETPLQRALRMEPRPVWEEEPTKAGLAFKGVGLVAICAIVIVPIWVVLVTSLSDTKTINKAGGLVVWPEHITFIAYKELLSGGAVTRAAAVSVGLTVVGTVVSMVVSILCAYGLSRRDSYAHRPLLMTLMATMFFGAGLIPTYLLVTGIGLSDSYWSMILPSAISVFNVLVLRGFFMDTAPELIDAARIDGAGEWRILLQIIMPLSRAVIAVISLFYAVGYWSQWFNAMLYIQDSDKYPLQMILRQLVLQHQVPPGAMGAAVSSGAINSLAVQMAVMILALIPVAVLSPFVQKHFQKGMLTGAVKG; via the coding sequence ATGACAACGCTCCTGGAACATGAGAGGGATCCGGCCGGACCCGCGCCCCGCACGGAGACGCCGCTCCAGCGCGCCCTGCGCATGGAACCCCGCCCCGTGTGGGAGGAGGAGCCCACCAAGGCGGGTCTCGCCTTCAAGGGCGTCGGTCTCGTCGCGATCTGCGCGATCGTGATCGTCCCGATCTGGGTGGTGCTCGTCACCAGCCTCTCCGACACCAAGACGATCAACAAGGCCGGCGGACTGGTCGTCTGGCCCGAGCACATCACCTTCATCGCCTACAAGGAACTGCTCAGCGGGGGCGCGGTGACCCGCGCGGCCGCCGTGAGCGTGGGCCTCACCGTCGTCGGCACGGTGGTCAGCATGGTGGTCTCGATCCTGTGCGCGTACGGGCTGAGCCGCCGCGATTCGTACGCCCACCGTCCACTGCTGATGACCCTGATGGCGACGATGTTCTTCGGCGCCGGTCTCATCCCCACGTATCTGCTGGTCACGGGCATCGGGCTGAGTGACAGCTACTGGTCGATGATCCTGCCCAGCGCGATCAGCGTCTTCAACGTGCTCGTCCTGCGCGGCTTCTTCATGGACACCGCGCCCGAACTCATCGACGCGGCCCGGATCGACGGCGCCGGCGAGTGGCGGATCCTGCTCCAGATCATCATGCCGCTGTCGCGTGCGGTGATCGCCGTGATCTCGCTGTTCTACGCGGTCGGCTACTGGAGCCAGTGGTTCAACGCGATGCTCTACATCCAGGACAGCGACAAGTACCCGCTGCAGATGATCCTTCGCCAGCTGGTCCTCCAGCACCAGGTACCTCCGGGCGCCATGGGCGCGGCGGTCAGCAGCGGGGCGATCAACAGCCTCGCCGTGCAGATGGCGGTCATGATCCTCGCGCTGATCCCGGTCGCGGTGCTGTCCCCGTTCGTCCAGAAGCACTTCCAGAAGGGCATGCTCACCGGCGCCGTGAAGGGCTGA
- a CDS encoding ABC transporter permease, translating to MKPRATVATDPDRTHDGASAPAGGSGSGDGQDSSGGRTGRSRAIGIRRSRTARSGPAKNGLAGSGPRTGGITWRQRLRRDRTLVLMTLPAIALLLLFNYIPLLGNIVAFQDYDVYDLGITGSPFVGFDNFTRIFEDYRFWEVLVNTLVIFVTQLVLFFPIPIAIALLLNTIMSARVRAWVQAVVYLPHFFSWVLVVTVFQQMFGGAGLVAQWLRDHGHEGFDLMTNPGFFKFLVSAQAVWKDAGWGVIVFLAALAAVNTDLYEAAAVDGAGRWHRMWHVTLPALRPVIALLLVLRVGSALNLDFEQILLQRDQVGAGASEILDTYIWWTGIKTGDFGYAAAAGIFKGLFSVAMVLGANKVAHMLGEQGVYSKK from the coding sequence GTGAAGCCACGGGCCACGGTCGCGACCGACCCGGACCGCACCCACGACGGGGCCAGCGCCCCCGCCGGTGGCAGCGGGAGCGGTGACGGCCAGGACAGCAGCGGCGGACGTACGGGCAGGTCCCGGGCGATCGGCATCCGCCGCAGCCGTACGGCGAGGAGCGGACCGGCGAAGAACGGGCTTGCCGGCTCCGGACCGCGGACGGGTGGCATCACCTGGCGCCAACGCCTGCGGCGCGACCGCACCCTGGTACTGATGACCCTGCCGGCCATCGCCCTGCTGCTGCTGTTCAACTACATCCCGCTGCTCGGGAACATCGTGGCCTTCCAGGACTACGACGTCTACGACCTGGGCATCACCGGCAGCCCCTTCGTCGGCTTCGACAACTTCACCCGGATCTTCGAGGACTACCGCTTCTGGGAAGTCCTCGTCAACACCCTGGTCATCTTCGTCACCCAGCTCGTCCTCTTCTTCCCCATCCCGATCGCGATCGCGCTGCTGCTCAACACGATCATGAGCGCACGGGTGCGGGCCTGGGTCCAGGCGGTCGTCTACCTGCCGCACTTCTTCTCCTGGGTGCTGGTCGTCACCGTCTTCCAGCAGATGTTCGGCGGCGCCGGCCTGGTCGCCCAGTGGCTGCGCGACCACGGTCACGAGGGCTTCGACCTGATGACCAACCCGGGCTTCTTCAAGTTCCTGGTCTCCGCCCAGGCCGTATGGAAGGACGCGGGCTGGGGCGTGATCGTCTTCCTCGCCGCGCTCGCCGCCGTCAACACCGACCTCTACGAGGCAGCCGCCGTGGACGGCGCGGGCCGCTGGCACCGCATGTGGCACGTCACGCTGCCCGCGCTGCGCCCGGTCATCGCACTGCTGCTCGTCCTGCGGGTGGGCAGCGCGCTCAACCTCGACTTCGAGCAGATTCTGCTCCAGCGCGACCAGGTCGGTGCCGGAGCTTCGGAAATCCTCGACACCTACATCTGGTGGACGGGCATCAAGACCGGCGACTTCGGCTACGCGGCCGCCGCCGGGATCTTCAAGGGGCTGTTCAGCGTCGCCATGGTGCTGGGCGCCAACAAGGTCGCCCACATGCTGGGTGAGCAGGGGGTGTACTCCAAGAAATGA
- a CDS encoding SGNH/GDSL hydrolase family protein, protein MHTEPNWITTPITAGLLRGALDLERTEHGVRPHRLPARARAQCADGQLAMAEAQPSGVRLVFRTGATAIELDALRTKTAYQGAPPRPDGVYDLLVDGRLAGQRSVTGGNVLMVDMTTGSAETRPGPVGTVRFPGLPEGVKDVEIWLPYNETTELVALRTDAPVEPAPDRGRKVWLHHGSSISHGSDAASPTTTWPALAASLGGVELINLGLGGSALLDPFTARAMRDTSADLISVKIGINLVNTDLMRLRAFTPAVHGFLDTIREGHPTTPLLVVSSVLCPIHEDTPGPSAPDFSNLGEGRLQFKAAGDPAERAGGKLTLNVIRDALSGLVEQRSADDPNLYYLDGRSLYGEQDCAELPLPDRIHPDAATHRRMGDRFAALAFAPGGPFSADRAS, encoded by the coding sequence ATGCACACCGAGCCCAACTGGATCACCACACCGATCACCGCCGGCCTCCTGCGCGGCGCGCTGGACCTGGAGCGCACCGAGCACGGGGTGCGCCCGCACCGGCTGCCCGCCCGGGCCCGCGCGCAGTGCGCCGACGGACAACTGGCCATGGCGGAGGCCCAGCCCTCCGGTGTACGGCTGGTGTTCCGTACCGGAGCCACCGCGATCGAGCTGGACGCACTCCGTACCAAGACGGCCTACCAGGGCGCCCCGCCCCGTCCCGACGGCGTGTACGACCTGCTTGTCGACGGCCGCCTCGCGGGGCAGCGGAGCGTGACCGGCGGCAACGTCCTCATGGTCGACATGACCACCGGGTCCGCGGAGACCCGCCCCGGCCCGGTCGGCACCGTACGGTTCCCCGGACTGCCCGAAGGCGTCAAGGACGTCGAGATCTGGCTGCCGTACAACGAGACGACCGAACTCGTCGCCCTGCGCACCGACGCCCCCGTCGAGCCCGCACCGGACCGGGGCCGCAAGGTGTGGCTGCACCACGGCAGTTCGATCAGCCACGGCTCCGACGCCGCGAGCCCCACCACGACCTGGCCCGCACTCGCCGCCTCACTCGGCGGCGTGGAACTGATCAATCTGGGCCTGGGCGGCAGCGCGCTGCTCGACCCGTTCACCGCCCGTGCGATGCGCGACACCTCCGCGGACCTGATCAGCGTCAAGATCGGCATCAACCTCGTCAACACCGACCTGATGCGTCTGCGGGCCTTCACCCCCGCGGTGCACGGATTCCTCGACACCATCCGCGAGGGCCACCCCACCACACCGCTCCTGGTCGTCTCGTCCGTCCTGTGCCCCATTCACGAGGACACCCCGGGCCCGAGCGCCCCGGACTTCAGCAACCTCGGCGAGGGAAGGCTCCAGTTCAAGGCCGCGGGCGACCCCGCGGAACGGGCCGGCGGAAAGCTGACGCTCAACGTCATCCGGGACGCCCTGAGCGGCCTCGTCGAGCAGCGCTCGGCCGACGACCCGAACCTGTACTACCTCGACGGCCGCAGCCTTTACGGCGAGCAGGACTGCGCCGAACTGCCGCTGCCGGACCGGATCCACCCGGACGCCGCCACCCACCGCCGCATGGGCGACCGCTTCGCCGCGCTCGCCTTCGCCCCCGGCGGCCCGTTCAGCGCCGACCGCGCTTCCTGA
- a CDS encoding TetR/AcrR family transcriptional regulator, whose amino-acid sequence MVRAGLTAERLTQAGAELADEVGFDQVTVSALARRFDVKVASLYSHLRNSHDLKTRIALLALEELADRGAAALAGRAGKDALRAFADVYRDYAREHPGRYAAAQLRLDPEAAAASAGGRHSQMTRAILRGYDLTEPDQTHAVRLLGSVFHGYVSLELQGGFSHSAPDSQESWTRVLDALDALLRNWPAP is encoded by the coding sequence ATGGTGCGTGCAGGGCTGACCGCGGAACGCCTGACCCAGGCCGGAGCGGAGCTGGCCGACGAGGTCGGCTTCGATCAGGTGACCGTCTCGGCGCTCGCCCGGCGGTTCGACGTCAAGGTCGCGAGCCTCTACTCGCATCTGAGGAATTCCCATGACCTCAAGACCAGAATCGCCCTCCTCGCCCTGGAGGAGCTCGCAGACAGGGGCGCAGCCGCACTGGCCGGGCGGGCGGGCAAGGACGCACTCAGGGCCTTCGCGGACGTCTACCGCGACTACGCCCGGGAGCATCCCGGCCGTTACGCCGCGGCCCAGCTGAGGCTCGACCCGGAGGCGGCGGCCGCGAGCGCCGGTGGCAGGCACTCGCAGATGACACGGGCCATCCTGCGTGGCTACGACCTGACCGAGCCCGATCAGACGCACGCCGTCCGGCTGCTGGGCAGTGTCTTCCACGGCTACGTCAGCCTGGAGTTGCAGGGTGGGTTCAGCCACAGCGCCCCCGACTCGCAGGAGAGCTGGACACGGGTGCTGGACGCCCTCGACGCCCTGCTGCGGAACTGGCCCGCGCCCTGA
- a CDS encoding glycoside hydrolase family 3 C-terminal domain-containing protein has product MTEQPQPFRDPRLPFARRIDDLLQRLTLDERIAMLHQFAPAVDRLGLDAFRTGQEALHGVAWMGPATVFPQAVGLGATWNDELVRRVGEAVGNEVRAKRAEDDRVGLNVWAPTVNLLRNPLWGRGEEGYSEDAALTSAIAVAYTRGLRGDHPHYWRTAPVLKHWLAHNNETDRDTASSSVRPRVLHEYDLKAFRDAVRAGAVAGVMPAYNLVNGRPNHVSPLLSQQLRSWADRSLVVCSDAGAPSNLVDSEHYFDTHEEATAASLRAGVDSFTDHGQDSAVMTGRIRGALERGLLDEHDIDTAARRLLELRFSLGEFDPGLDPYANTADFDTADHRALAQEAAEQAVVLLKNDGLLPLDPAAGKTVAVVGLLADACKLDWYSGTLIHRSTPLDGLRERFGAEHIVFAEGADLVRLKCADGWLQVPAAGTGQDPVRGAEGALDPALIAGRTDLPPLTCGDTPSELALVDWGNGVITLREPDGRYLSVAEDGYVRASADEPGGWIVQETFRLEAVEGHAGGHRLLHIGTGRYVSVAADGVKVAAPGEELSGSGEAASATGAEASKPANALGTVFETEVTERGENAVARAAAAADTVIVVAGNDPHINGRETEDRTTLDLPAQQERLWRAAHAANPRTVLAVTSAYPYALTDAAAALPALLWTAHGGQAAGTALARVLAGDVSPAGRLPQTWYASDAELPGLLDYDIIGSRQTYLYYEGTPLYPFGHGLSYSDFTYSSLTAEREGELLRVSLTVTNTGAVAADEVAQLYVRAVAPSVVRPLRQLAAHRRLHLAPGAGERADFTVPVAELGHWDVAHGRWTVDPGAYEIQAGASSTDIRSVAVVTMGGEPAGPRPVLARGLEGADYDEQLATEITDRTKTDGDAVTAVAENNELLYQRCDFGAGVRGVAVSASGEGAVRITVDGATALVPVPATDGPYDYRTRAAGISASGVRDLRVTLEGTVRLARITFTGDSE; this is encoded by the coding sequence GTGACGGAACAACCGCAGCCCTTCCGCGACCCGCGGCTGCCCTTCGCCAGGCGCATCGACGATCTGCTTCAGCGGCTCACGCTCGACGAGCGGATCGCGATGCTGCACCAGTTCGCGCCGGCGGTCGACCGGCTCGGGCTCGATGCCTTCAGGACCGGTCAGGAGGCCCTGCACGGCGTTGCCTGGATGGGACCGGCGACGGTCTTCCCGCAGGCCGTCGGGCTCGGTGCCACCTGGAACGACGAACTGGTCCGCCGGGTCGGCGAGGCGGTCGGCAACGAGGTCCGCGCCAAGCGGGCCGAGGACGACCGGGTCGGGCTCAACGTCTGGGCCCCGACAGTGAACCTGCTGCGCAACCCGCTGTGGGGACGCGGCGAGGAGGGGTACTCCGAGGACGCCGCTCTCACCTCCGCCATCGCGGTCGCGTACACCCGGGGACTGCGCGGCGACCATCCGCACTACTGGCGGACCGCCCCGGTCCTCAAGCACTGGCTCGCCCACAACAACGAGACCGACCGCGACACCGCCTCCTCCTCGGTCCGCCCGCGGGTCCTGCACGAGTACGACCTCAAGGCCTTCCGTGACGCCGTCCGCGCAGGCGCGGTGGCCGGCGTCATGCCCGCGTACAACCTGGTCAACGGGCGGCCCAACCATGTGTCGCCGCTCCTGTCCCAGCAGTTGCGCAGCTGGGCCGACCGGTCGCTGGTGGTCTGCTCCGACGCGGGCGCGCCGTCCAACCTCGTCGACTCCGAGCACTACTTCGACACCCACGAGGAGGCAACGGCCGCCTCCCTGCGGGCCGGTGTCGACAGCTTCACCGACCACGGCCAGGACTCCGCGGTCATGACCGGCCGCATCCGAGGCGCCCTGGAACGCGGACTGCTCGACGAGCACGACATCGACACCGCCGCCCGCAGGCTCCTCGAACTGCGTTTCTCGCTCGGCGAGTTCGACCCCGGCCTCGACCCGTACGCGAACACCGCCGACTTCGACACCGCGGACCACCGGGCACTCGCCCAGGAGGCCGCAGAGCAGGCCGTCGTCCTGCTCAAGAACGACGGGCTGCTGCCGCTGGACCCCGCCGCCGGGAAGACCGTCGCGGTCGTCGGGCTGCTCGCGGACGCCTGCAAGCTCGACTGGTACAGCGGCACCCTGATCCACCGCTCCACTCCCCTCGACGGCCTCCGGGAACGCTTCGGCGCCGAGCACATCGTCTTCGCGGAGGGCGCCGACCTGGTCCGGCTGAAGTGCGCCGACGGCTGGCTCCAGGTGCCGGCCGCCGGCACCGGCCAGGACCCGGTACGCGGCGCGGAGGGCGCCCTCGACCCGGCGCTCATCGCGGGCCGCACCGACCTGCCCCCGCTGACCTGCGGCGACACCCCGTCCGAGCTGGCGCTCGTGGACTGGGGCAACGGCGTGATCACCCTGCGGGAACCGGACGGCCGCTATCTGTCGGTGGCCGAGGACGGCTATGTGCGCGCCTCCGCGGACGAGCCAGGCGGCTGGATCGTCCAGGAGACGTTCCGCCTGGAGGCGGTGGAGGGTCATGCGGGCGGTCACCGCCTTCTGCACATCGGAACGGGTAGGTATGTCTCTGTCGCCGCCGACGGCGTAAAGGTTGCCGCCCCCGGCGAAGAACTTTCCGGATCGGGTGAAGCGGCTTCCGCCACCGGCGCAGAGGCCTCCAAACCCGCGAACGCCCTCGGAACGGTCTTCGAGACCGAGGTGACCGAACGCGGCGAGAACGCCGTGGCGCGCGCCGCCGCCGCGGCCGACACCGTGATCGTCGTGGCCGGCAACGACCCCCACATCAACGGGCGTGAGACCGAGGACCGCACCACCCTCGACCTGCCCGCCCAGCAGGAACGCCTCTGGCGCGCCGCCCACGCCGCCAACCCGCGCACGGTTCTGGCGGTCACCTCCGCCTACCCGTACGCCCTCACCGACGCGGCGGCCGCACTCCCCGCCCTCCTGTGGACCGCGCACGGCGGCCAGGCCGCCGGAACGGCGCTCGCCCGGGTGCTCGCGGGCGACGTCTCCCCGGCCGGCCGGCTGCCACAGACCTGGTACGCCTCCGACGCCGAACTGCCCGGCCTGCTGGACTACGACATCATCGGCTCCCGTCAGACCTACCTCTACTACGAGGGCACACCCCTCTACCCGTTCGGGCACGGCCTCTCGTACAGCGACTTCACCTACAGTTCGCTGACCGCCGAGCGCGAGGGCGAGCTGCTGCGCGTGTCGCTGACCGTCACCAACACCGGGGCCGTCGCCGCCGACGAGGTCGCCCAGCTGTACGTACGGGCGGTGGCGCCGTCCGTCGTGCGGCCGCTGCGCCAGCTGGCCGCCCATCGCCGGCTGCACCTGGCCCCCGGCGCCGGGGAGCGCGCCGACTTCACGGTCCCGGTCGCCGAGCTGGGCCACTGGGACGTGGCGCACGGCCGCTGGACCGTCGACCCCGGCGCGTACGAGATCCAGGCCGGTGCCTCCAGTACGGACATCCGGAGCGTCGCCGTCGTCACCATGGGCGGCGAACCGGCCGGCCCCCGGCCGGTCCTGGCGCGCGGTCTGGAGGGGGCCGACTACGACGAGCAACTGGCCACCGAGATCACCGACCGGACCAAGACGGACGGCGACGCGGTGACCGCCGTCGCCGAGAACAACGAACTCCTCTACCAGCGCTGCGACTTCGGAGCCGGAGTGCGAGGCGTCGCGGTATCGGCGTCGGGGGAGGGGGCCGTACGGATCACCGTGGACGGCGCCACGGCTCTCGTCCCCGTGCCCGCCACCGACGGACCGTACGACTACCGCACCCGGGCTGCCGGCATCTCCGCCTCGGGCGTCCGCGACCTGCGCGTCACCCTGGAGGGCACCGTACGCCTCGCCCGGATCACCTTCACCGGGGACAGTGAATGA
- the yicI gene encoding alpha-xylosidase → MKFTDGFWLMREGVRACYATEIRDLLVKADRFTAYAAVKRVAERGDTLNTPLITVECFSPAEGIIGVRATHHAGTVNRGPDFALPGLDPEAAGARTRRDGAVTELTSGPLTLRMDGDGPWGLTFLDADGRRLTGVDAKGTAFATAPDGSHHMIGRLALDIGENVYGLGERFTPYVKNGQSIDIWQADGGTSSELAYKNIPFYLSSRGYGVFVNHPGRVSFEIGSESVGQVQFSVEDQSLEYYIVAGPTPKEVLARYTALTGRPALPPAWSFGLWLTTSFCTSYDEETVTSFVDGMASREIPLSVFHFDCFWMREYQWSDFLWDPDVFPDPEGMLARLKERGLRISMWINPYIAQKSSLFAEGAEHGYLVCRPGGDIWQWDLWQPGMALVDFTNPAARDWYNSKLQVLLDQGVDCFKTDFGERVPTDVVWHDGSDPERMHNYYAQIYNRTVFELLEKERGHGEAVLFARSATAGGQQFPVHWGGDCFASFTAMAESLRGGLSLSLSGFGFWSHDIGGFEGTPDPAVFKRWLAFGLMSSHSRLHGNVSYRVPWAFGEEAVDVTRKFTLLKHHLMPYLYGAAATAHRTGVPMMRPMLLEFPGDPTARMLDRQYMLGPDLLVAPVFTEDGQVEYYVPEGTWTSLLTGETITGPVWRHETHGFDSLPILVRPGAVLPWGADDQRPDSDWLDGLTLRVFGPASTPAGTPVTVPDETLVTVPDLTGATAATFRAVRDGDVLSVTARGTDRPFRVVAEETGATGEGTGTVTVRGAFA, encoded by the coding sequence ATGAAGTTCACCGACGGCTTCTGGCTCATGCGTGAGGGCGTACGCGCCTGCTACGCGACCGAGATCCGCGATCTGCTCGTCAAGGCAGACCGGTTCACCGCCTACGCGGCGGTCAAGCGCGTCGCCGAACGCGGTGACACCCTCAACACCCCGCTGATCACCGTGGAATGCTTCTCCCCGGCCGAGGGAATCATCGGCGTGCGCGCCACCCACCACGCCGGGACGGTGAACCGCGGACCCGACTTCGCCCTCCCGGGCCTGGACCCGGAAGCCGCCGGGGCCCGGACCCGACGGGACGGCGCGGTCACCGAACTGACCAGCGGACCGCTCACCCTGCGCATGGACGGCGACGGGCCGTGGGGCCTCACCTTCCTCGACGCCGACGGCCGCCGTCTCACCGGCGTCGACGCCAAGGGCACCGCCTTCGCGACCGCCCCGGACGGCAGCCACCACATGATCGGCCGGCTCGCCCTGGACATCGGTGAGAACGTCTACGGTCTCGGCGAACGCTTCACCCCGTACGTGAAGAACGGCCAGAGCATCGACATCTGGCAGGCCGACGGCGGCACGAGCAGCGAACTGGCCTACAAGAACATCCCGTTCTACCTCTCGTCCCGCGGCTACGGCGTCTTCGTCAACCACCCCGGAAGGGTCTCCTTCGAGATCGGCTCGGAGTCGGTCGGCCAGGTGCAGTTCAGCGTCGAGGACCAGTCGCTGGAGTACTACATCGTCGCCGGCCCGACCCCCAAGGAGGTGCTGGCCCGCTACACCGCGCTCACCGGCCGCCCCGCGCTGCCGCCGGCCTGGTCCTTCGGCCTCTGGCTGACCACGTCGTTCTGCACCTCGTACGACGAGGAGACCGTCACCTCGTTCGTCGACGGCATGGCGAGTCGCGAGATCCCGCTCTCCGTCTTCCACTTCGACTGCTTCTGGATGCGCGAGTACCAGTGGTCGGACTTCCTGTGGGACCCGGACGTCTTCCCCGATCCGGAGGGCATGCTGGCCCGGCTCAAGGAGCGCGGCCTGCGGATCAGCATGTGGATCAACCCGTACATCGCCCAGAAGTCCTCGCTGTTCGCCGAGGGCGCGGAGCACGGCTACCTGGTGTGCCGGCCGGGCGGCGACATCTGGCAGTGGGACCTGTGGCAGCCCGGCATGGCTCTGGTCGACTTCACCAACCCGGCGGCCCGCGACTGGTACAACAGCAAGCTCCAGGTCCTGCTCGACCAGGGCGTCGACTGCTTCAAGACGGACTTCGGCGAGCGTGTGCCCACCGACGTGGTGTGGCACGACGGCTCCGACCCGGAGCGGATGCACAACTACTACGCACAGATCTACAACCGCACGGTCTTCGAACTCCTGGAGAAGGAACGCGGCCACGGCGAGGCGGTGCTGTTCGCCCGCTCGGCGACGGCGGGCGGCCAGCAGTTCCCGGTGCACTGGGGCGGTGACTGCTTCGCCTCGTTCACCGCGATGGCCGAGTCGCTGCGCGGCGGACTGTCCCTGTCGCTGTCCGGCTTCGGCTTCTGGAGCCATGACATCGGCGGCTTCGAGGGCACCCCCGACCCGGCGGTCTTCAAGCGCTGGCTCGCCTTCGGCCTGATGTCCTCGCACAGCAGACTGCACGGCAACGTGTCGTACCGGGTGCCGTGGGCGTTCGGCGAGGAGGCGGTGGACGTCACCCGGAAGTTCACCCTGCTCAAGCACCACCTGATGCCGTACCTGTACGGGGCCGCGGCCACCGCCCACCGGACGGGCGTCCCGATGATGCGTCCCATGCTGCTGGAGTTCCCGGGGGACCCGACGGCCCGGATGCTGGACCGCCAGTACATGCTCGGACCGGATCTGCTGGTCGCGCCGGTCTTCACGGAGGACGGACAGGTCGAGTACTACGTCCCCGAGGGCACCTGGACGTCACTGCTGACCGGCGAGACGATCACCGGACCGGTCTGGCGCCACGAGACCCACGGCTTCGACAGCCTGCCGATCCTGGTGCGGCCCGGTGCGGTGCTCCCCTGGGGCGCCGACGACCAGCGCCCGGACAGCGACTGGCTGGACGGGCTCACCCTGCGGGTCTTCGGCCCGGCGTCCACCCCCGCCGGGACTCCGGTCACGGTGCCGGACGAGACGCTGGTCACGGTGCCGGACCTGACGGGCGCGACCGCCGCCACGTTCCGGGCCGTACGGGACGGGGACGTCCTGAGCGTCACCGCCCGGGGCACGGACCGGCCCTTCCGCGTGGTCGCCGAGGAGACCGGAGCCACGGGGGAGGGGACGGGCACGGTGACGGTGCGGGGCGCCTTCGCCTGA